Proteins from a single region of Phycisphaerae bacterium:
- a CDS encoding 3-keto-5-aminohexanoate cleavage protein gives MKNNEIMIVVAPVPGEKQDEKYPGAIDVVQEVIRCEAAGAAIAHLHARDEKLLQTVDPTLFAGQVRRIRQSCPIIIEGSTGGAPEHTLEQRCVTFTVPQVEMGSLNLGSVNMYDGVYQNRYQDICFYADKLAAMRIAPTMAVFDLSHMANYQRLVEDGRLSPPYVFEFVFDVPYALPYADRYLDLLVDHLPPGAIWFCVRHHQKGAAGLRRVMELGGHIRVGYEDSPFLSNGRRARNNVELVEDAVEQAAKAGREVVPAARAREIIGLRPAEQA, from the coding sequence ATGAAGAACAACGAAATCATGATCGTGGTCGCGCCAGTTCCGGGCGAGAAGCAGGATGAGAAATACCCCGGCGCGATCGACGTGGTCCAAGAGGTGATTCGTTGTGAGGCCGCCGGCGCCGCGATCGCACACTTGCACGCCCGCGACGAAAAACTGCTGCAAACCGTCGATCCAACCCTTTTTGCCGGTCAGGTGCGCCGGATTCGCCAATCCTGTCCCATCATCATCGAAGGCTCGACCGGAGGCGCGCCCGAGCACACGCTGGAACAACGCTGCGTCACATTCACCGTCCCCCAGGTCGAGATGGGATCCCTCAACCTCGGGTCGGTCAACATGTACGACGGCGTGTACCAGAACAGATACCAGGACATCTGTTTCTATGCCGACAAGCTGGCGGCGATGCGAATCGCGCCGACCATGGCCGTTTTCGATCTGTCGCACATGGCCAATTACCAGCGGCTGGTTGAGGACGGTAGACTCTCACCGCCGTACGTGTTTGAGTTCGTCTTCGACGTGCCCTACGCGCTGCCCTATGCGGATCGGTATCTCGATCTGCTGGTCGATCATCTGCCGCCGGGGGCAATCTGGTTCTGTGTGCGACATCACCAGAAGGGAGCGGCTGGCCTGCGAAGGGTAATGGAGTTAGGCGGGCATATTCGCGTCGGCTATGAGGACAGTCCTTTTTTGAGCAACGGGCGCCGGGCAAGGAACAACGTCGAGCTGGTTGAAGACGCGGTGGAACAGGCCGCCAAGGCCGGGCGTGAGGTCGTGCCTGCCGCTCGCGCCCGTGAGATCATCGGTCTTCGGCCGGCGGAACAGGCCTGA
- a CDS encoding ribulose-bisphosphate carboxylase large subunit family protein: MEKQPSTDEMAGRRQEQVIARYAIETPLSLEAAAAAMAGASTATFVDVPGLTDQLRQRVATRIERIVPRDVVSAPGLPGSRSPATGQQAARYQRGEVVLSFPIEGMGTNLAALISMIMGNFFALRQVSGIRLVDLELPDCFARAYPGPQFGIEGTRRLTGVHGRPIIGTIIKPNLGLSPEQTAEKVRQVAEAGVDFIKDDEVMVNPPHSPIRKRVAAVMRVINEFADRTGKKVMYAFNISDEVEAMLRHHDAVVAAGGTCVMVSVNSVGYMGVLALRRRCQLPIHAHRNGWDMLTRCPHLGIEFAAWQKLWRLIGVDHLHVNGLGNKFWEPDDSVVASIHAVMTPLFGGHHIMPVIGSGQWAGQAPRTFSRVRTQDLIYLAGGGIFGHPAGAASGVMSIRQAWEAAQNDVALETCATTHVELRQALEKFGSLRE, from the coding sequence GTGGAGAAACAGCCGTCTACTGACGAGATGGCCGGGCGTCGGCAAGAACAGGTCATAGCCCGGTATGCCATCGAGACCCCCCTTTCTCTGGAGGCGGCGGCCGCGGCCATGGCCGGGGCCTCGACTGCCACCTTTGTCGATGTGCCGGGGCTAACCGATCAGTTGCGGCAGCGCGTGGCAACAAGGATCGAGAGAATCGTGCCCCGGGACGTCGTCAGCGCACCCGGTCTTCCAGGATCGCGGAGTCCGGCCACGGGGCAACAGGCTGCGAGGTACCAGCGGGGAGAGGTCGTGTTATCCTTTCCCATCGAGGGCATGGGAACGAACCTGGCAGCACTGATTTCCATGATCATGGGCAACTTTTTCGCCCTCAGACAGGTGTCCGGGATACGTCTGGTGGACCTGGAGTTGCCCGATTGCTTCGCAAGGGCTTATCCGGGGCCGCAATTCGGGATCGAGGGAACGCGCCGACTGACGGGCGTTCACGGCCGGCCTATTATCGGAACGATCATCAAGCCCAATCTCGGCCTGTCGCCGGAGCAGACGGCGGAAAAGGTGCGCCAAGTTGCCGAAGCCGGCGTGGATTTCATCAAGGATGACGAGGTGATGGTCAACCCGCCTCATTCGCCTATCAGAAAGCGGGTGGCAGCGGTCATGCGGGTGATCAACGAGTTCGCCGATCGGACGGGCAAGAAGGTGATGTACGCCTTCAACATCAGCGACGAAGTTGAGGCGATGCTTCGTCATCACGACGCGGTAGTGGCAGCGGGCGGCACGTGTGTCATGGTCAGCGTCAACAGTGTCGGCTACATGGGGGTTTTGGCGCTGCGTCGCCGATGCCAACTTCCCATTCATGCTCATCGGAATGGTTGGGACATGCTGACGCGGTGTCCGCACCTGGGCATCGAATTCGCGGCCTGGCAGAAACTCTGGCGGCTGATCGGCGTGGACCACCTGCACGTTAACGGTCTGGGCAACAAGTTCTGGGAGCCGGATGATTCGGTGGTCGCTTCCATCCATGCGGTGATGACTCCGCTGTTCGGTGGTCACCACATCATGCCGGTTATCGGCTCAGGCCAATGGGCCGGCCAGGCGCCCCGCACGTTCTCGAGGGTGCGAACGCAGGATCTGATTTACCTGGCCGGCGGGGGCATCTTCGGCCATCCGGCCGGAGCCGCATCCGGGGTCATGTCCATCCGCCAGGCATGGGAAGCCGCCCAAAACGACGTAGCCCTGGAAACATGCGCCACAACCCACGTGGAGCTGCGACAGGCTTTGGAAAAGTTCGGCTCTCTGCGCGAGTAG
- a CDS encoding aspartate/glutamate racemase family protein: MKPKRLALIHTVNWYQQVITVPFVDPWLKANPDVQVFNIMDDSLLEESLAHKGPTPAVIKRLQFYVLAAESMGADVAMITCTTVGEASWIARRYASIPVFNIDEPMAREAVRSGRRLGIVATVPTSPAATKRLLERTAAEAGVSVEIEIALNEQAFEHLQQGRVERHNELVYREMDKLAEKVDVLVLGQISLAQIKHQTRVPVLQVGHSGFAEARRLLDAAAR; encoded by the coding sequence GTGAAACCCAAGAGACTGGCCCTTATTCATACGGTGAACTGGTACCAGCAGGTCATCACCGTTCCGTTTGTGGATCCCTGGCTGAAGGCAAACCCCGACGTGCAGGTGTTCAACATCATGGATGATTCCCTCTTAGAGGAGTCACTGGCACACAAAGGTCCCACTCCCGCGGTGATCAAGCGTCTTCAGTTCTATGTTCTGGCCGCCGAAAGCATGGGCGCCGACGTGGCGATGATCACCTGTACCACGGTGGGTGAGGCCTCATGGATCGCCCGCAGGTACGCATCGATTCCGGTCTTCAACATCGACGAGCCCATGGCTCGCGAGGCGGTTCGATCGGGTCGTCGGCTGGGTATTGTCGCGACGGTTCCCACCAGCCCGGCGGCCACCAAGAGGTTGCTCGAACGCACCGCCGCGGAAGCCGGCGTCTCCGTGGAAATCGAAATCGCCTTGAACGAGCAGGCATTCGAGCATCTCCAGCAGGGGCGGGTCGAACGGCACAACGAACTGGTGTACCGGGAAATGGACAAGCTGGCCGAGAAGGTGGACGTGCTGGTTCTGGGGCAAATCAGCCTAGCCCAGATCAAACATCAGACGAGGGTGCCGGTGTTGCAGGTGGGACACTCGGGCTTCGCTGAAGCCCGCCGGCTGCTGGATGCGGCTGCTCGCTGA
- a CDS encoding four-carbon acid sugar kinase family protein: protein MAAARPNDLLLGFYGDDFTGSTDAMEGLTRAGLRTVLFIGRPRIEQLCQYQGLRAIGLAGCSRSLPPREMEVELGEAFGALKQLNLPIMHYKICSTFDSSPQIGSIGRALDVGARIFDAPVVPLLVGAPILGRYSVFGNLFARSGLDSEPYRLDRHPTMSRHPITPMTESDLRLHLARQTHRKIGLLDILSLADAEQARAKYRELVAGGAEVILLDILYREHEPVIGNLLWDQVREGSTLFIVGSSGVEYALTGYWKSRGLLPASPPLSAPAVEALIAISGSCSPVTDRQIGWALQQGAAEIRLETADLVDPATAEAAIEASVAEALKLHERGRTVICHSARGPADPRLQETVRRFEAMGRDARHHSGRVLGEALGTILLRVLERGKIKRVVIIGGDTSFFVARTLNIEALEMVAPTAPGCPLCRAYVPGSVLNGMEICFKGGQVGKDDFFGTVLVPSRSNVEA, encoded by the coding sequence ATGGCCGCGGCCAGACCCAATGACCTTCTTCTGGGCTTCTACGGAGACGACTTCACCGGTTCCACCGACGCGATGGAGGGTTTGACGCGTGCGGGATTGCGAACGGTGCTGTTCATTGGTCGTCCTCGCATCGAGCAACTGTGCCAATACCAAGGATTGCGGGCCATCGGGTTGGCCGGTTGCAGTCGTTCCCTGCCTCCGAGGGAAATGGAAGTGGAACTGGGCGAGGCATTCGGGGCGCTGAAGCAGTTGAACCTGCCGATCATGCATTACAAGATCTGCTCGACCTTTGATTCCTCGCCTCAGATCGGGAGTATCGGCCGGGCCTTGGATGTCGGGGCAAGGATCTTCGATGCTCCTGTCGTGCCGCTGCTTGTCGGGGCCCCCATTCTGGGACGCTATAGCGTCTTCGGAAACCTCTTCGCCCGGTCTGGTTTGGACTCCGAGCCCTATCGGCTTGACCGTCATCCCACGATGAGTCGGCACCCGATCACCCCGATGACGGAAAGCGACCTCCGCCTTCATCTGGCGCGGCAGACACATCGGAAGATCGGACTGCTCGACATCCTGTCGCTGGCCGACGCGGAACAGGCCAGGGCGAAATACCGCGAGCTTGTTGCCGGAGGAGCGGAAGTGATCCTCCTCGACATACTCTATAGGGAGCACGAGCCGGTAATCGGGAATCTCCTGTGGGACCAGGTTCGCGAGGGATCCACGCTGTTCATCGTCGGCTCCTCCGGTGTTGAATACGCCCTGACCGGATACTGGAAGAGCCGGGGCCTCCTGCCGGCGTCTCCACCCCTTTCTGCTCCGGCGGTCGAAGCACTGATTGCCATTTCGGGCAGTTGCTCGCCGGTGACGGATCGGCAAATCGGCTGGGCATTGCAGCAAGGGGCTGCGGAGATTCGCCTCGAGACGGCGGACCTGGTGGACCCAGCCACCGCCGAAGCGGCGATTGAAGCATCGGTGGCCGAGGCGCTGAAACTGCACGAACGCGGGCGAACGGTGATCTGCCACAGTGCCCGGGGGCCTGCGGACCCTCGCCTGCAAGAAACGGTAAGACGCTTCGAAGCCATGGGGCGCGATGCCAGGCATCACAGCGGCAGAGTTCTTGGGGAGGCTTTGGGCACCATCCTGTTGCGGGTGCTGGAGCGAGGAAAGATCAAACGCGTAGTAATCATCGGCGGCGACACATCCTTCTTCGTGGCAAGGACCCTGAACATCGAGGCTCTTGAGATGGTGGCGCCGACCGCTCCCGGTTGCCCGCTGTGCCGGGCCTATGTTCCCGGGTCGGTGCTGAATGGGATGGAGATTTGCTTCAAGGGCGGACAGGTGGGCAAGGACGACTTCTTTGGAACCGTGCTGGTTCCGAGCCGGTCGAATGTCGAGGCTTGA